In Kordiimonas sp. SCSIO 12610, the sequence TCGAGAAATCTAATCACTTTTTGAGGGTTAATCATCTCGGAAACGATAAGGCCAAAGCTGAACAAGAGACCTGCTGAGAATGTAATTATATGCCTCATAACTATTATCCAATATCAAATGTTCGAACAATCAAGACTGTGATTATTGCTACTGCCATAAAGATTGCCGTCGCAGCAATGGAACGTCTGGATAATCTTGCTAGGCCACAAACACCGTGACCTGAGGTGCAACCACCTCCACGCGCCGTTCCAAAGCCAACAAACAGGCCAGATATAATCATAACAATAGTGTCTGTCTTCATTACGACCGTTGGGGCTGTGCCCTGAGCAAGATAGTAAAAGAGTGGGGCGGTTATTACGCCCGCTATGAATGTTAGACGCCATATATTATTTGAGGCCCAGCTCTGAGAAAAAGGCGGAAGCAGGTTGGATACAATGCCGCTAACACCCATGACACGACCATTGCTCACCATCAGCATGATGGCAGCAATACCAATCATCGCACCGCCTATCGTTGCCGCTATGTATTGATGCATGACGTTGAACTCCTTCACTTTCTTTACCGACACAATATGGGAAGGCCAATCCATTGACTGTGACTTTGTCACCTAGATTATGCAATTGTATATGCTTATATGGGGAAAACACACAAACCAACTAAAGGATGAAAAATGGCTATGACAATAGGGATACCTCAATGTCTGACAAACATGGAAAGAGTAAACATGCCAAAGGACACGGTGGTGTTTGAGCCTGGTGCAAACTGTAATCAGTTTGCGTTCATCCTATCAGGCAAGATACGGGTTGATCTTCTCAGTCGCCGCGGTAAGCCTGTAATGCTGTATCGCTTTGGCGGAGGTGAAACGTGTATCCTTACCACTGCATGTCTGTTGAGCGGCGATGACTATAACGCAGTTGCAACAATTGAAGAGAATGTTGAGGCGATTGTTGTACCAGCAACTCAATTTAAAAACCTATTAGCGTCATCACCGGAGTTTCGAAATGTGGTCTTCAATTCTTTTGCAGACCGCCTTTCGAGCATGATGGTCAAAATTGATGAGATTGCATTTGTGCCTGTTGAACACAGAATAGCTGACCGATTGATGCAACTATATAAAGGCGATGCAGAGCCAATCAACATAACCCACGAGCAACTAGCATCAGACGTTGGAACTGCGCGTGAAGTGGTCTCCAGAAAGCTAAAGTCTTGGGAGAGAGGTGGCTTGATCACACAAGAGAGAGGAAAGCTAAGCATCACGAGTCTGAACAATGTTAAGAAAATTGCTATGGAAAGTGACTAAGTCACTGAAGGAATATCTTTAATTGGGTAACTACATGTTTATTCAGAAAAGGAGCTTATTATGTTTAATGCAAATGTTGGGAATGTTGATCGTGGATTGCGGGCGGTCATTGGAGTGGGATTGATTGCAACACCGCTCCTTTCTCAGAATCTTATTGAACCAGGAACAGCTACTATCGTCAGTATAATTGCAGGGGCAATTCTGCTTACTACTTCAACAATGAAGTTTTGCCCAATTTACAAAATTTTCGGTTTGAAAACTTGCAACGACACGTAAAATGAAACCACAAGATTAAAATTTCTTCGGACACAATCTTCTATCTAGCGTAGCGGAATAACCATTCCGCTACGCGGTATTGGATACTGTCAAAGAGTACTGTCAAAGCAAACTGATGTTGATCGGAAATAGTCACTACCCTACCCTCATCAGATGAGCAAAAATCCATTTCGTTACTTCAAAACATCCCGCGAAGTTATCCAACTTGCAGTGATGATGTACATCCGTTTTCCACTTTCGCTTCGCAATGTCGAAGATTTGCTTCATGAGCGTGGAATTGACGTTTGTCATGAGAGCATCCGTCTTTTAGTTGATCGATTTGGAACGCTATTCGCAGGCGAAATTTTGGAAGCCTATGTTAGCAAGAAACGCTGCAAAGCTGGGGCTTTGAAGTTTTTAAAGAAAGCAATGAAAAGATATGGGGCACCGCAAACAGTAGTTACTGACAGACTAAAATCCTACGGTGCTGCCATGAAAGAATTGGGCAACAAGTATCAACAGAAAGTGGGTCAACACCTCAACAACAGATGTGTTTGCGACGCAGACGTTTACGTCAAAATTCACAATTACCGTTCCGACGACAAGAACGAACCATGCTCAGATTCAGGCGAACGCGAAGCCTGCAGAAATTCGCCTCGATGCATGCCTCACTGTAAAATTATTTTAATGGAGAACAAAACTTAAACAACCGAGATACTTTTAAGCGATTCCGATCCGATGCACTTTCGGAATGGTGTCAACTTGCGGAAATTACTGCATAAAATCTCACCAGAAAAGTGACATTTAAGACGAGTTAGTATTAAGCCGACAGCACCCATCATCGTTTTGAAGTTTTAACAAAGTTTCGTGAAAGTGTTACAGAACTGCTTGACGGTGAAAAGTGAATGGCGTTAATTTGGCCTCGATGAAGTTTATTACTAGACATATAGTAATTCTATCCATGCTAATTGGATTTGCAGCCCAATCCGTTTTGGCTTTGAATGCGGCTGGAACGATGATTTGCTGCGACCCCGAAATGAAAGCGATGATGCAACAGCATGCTGATAGTGTGAGCGATTTAAGTATGTCTCAGGACATGCCGTGCCATGATATTGACCGTTCATGCAAAACATGCTGTATGGATGCCGTACCGCAATCTTCGCTGATTGATCTAAGTACTGTGGTATCATTCCACTCGGTAATAAAGTCTCGGAAAGCAATACATTCGGATCAAATCCCAAATAGTATATCAGCGGACTATATCCCCCCACCACCTAATGCCTGATTGAGTTCGATGTGCACTCAAATGAGTGCTGTTCAAATTTCAATCAAGGTAATTCCAATGATACAGAATATAGCGCCTGTTTTAGGCCTATTGTCAGCTATTGTAATCCCATCCATGACGCTGGCAGATGATACATTAAGCCTACATGAGGCTATTGAAATCGCACGCAACGCCCACGATCCATCCGTAGAAGCAATTCGGGAACGAGCACTCGGTGAAGAAGAAGATAGCGTTTCCGCACGTGCGCTTCCAGACCCACGAATAGGTCTTGGCTTTGCAAATGTTCCAGTCGACGATTTTAGTCTAATCCGTGAACCCTTTACACAGTTGCAAGTGTCTGCTCGACAAGCCTTCCCTCGTGGTAATACGCGCGCACTCAATGCACAGGAGCGTTCTATTCGATCACAGGATTATCGTGCACAGACCCAAATACAAATTGATACACTCGTAAGAGACGTATCAATCGCATGGTTTAATGCTCATTATTCTCACACTGCTGAAGAGGAACTAAAGGCGCTGAACGCCCTTTTGAGTGAGTTGAATGCACAGCAAGAAAGTGACTTTGCCGCCAGTGGCACCGCAGCGCTTCAACGGCTTTACCGAACAGAGCTTGAGCAAGCGCTTATCGCAGATAGATTAGATGCCATAATCCAAGAGCGAGACAAGGCGGTAGAAGTGCTCGCGCGATACATTGGTCGCCCTGCAGCCAAACGCAATCTTGCCAAATATGCCTATCAAAATCGCCCTTTACTCAGCCAACCTCAGATTGAAGTAGCCCTAGAGAAAAATCCTGCAATTATTCGTATGGAACGACAGATTGATCTGGCGCGCAATGGTGCTGACCTCGCAAAGCAAGCTTACAAACCTGAGTTCGGTGTAGAAGCACGATACGGCAGACGAGGCGCCGAAAGGTCTGATTTTGGTTCCTTGATGGTCACGTTTGACCTACCACTCTTCACTTCTAAACGACAAGACCCTGCACTCAGGGCTGCCAAACGACGTGAGCAGGCGGCAAGACTGGAACGCGACAGTTTGATCCGCGATTTAACCCAAGAAGCCCTTACCTACGTTGCAACAATCGCTCGCTTGCGAAATCGTATTGAGCGGTTTGAAGGTGTGACGCTCGAACGTGCCAATGATGCCGTAACGGCAAGCCGGAACGCTTACGGTGCCGGTAATATTGATTTTGCCGAACTTGTCCGCGCAGAGATTGCGCTTAGAGATCTAAGACTTCGCCGTGCCACTCTTTACCGTGACCTTTATATCGCCGAGGCCCAATTAAAATTCATCGTAGGAGAAGCGGCATGAGTAAGAAAGCAATTATTGTTGGTAGCTTGCTGTTACTTGTAGGCTTGACGATTGGAAGCATTTTACCGTCACTGTTCAGTTCTGAAAGCCTAAGCGGCTCTAATAATTCTGGCGAACGCGAAATTGCTTATTGGGTTGCGCCAATGGATCCAAACTTCAGGCGCGATGCACCCGGAAAATCCCCAATGGGAATGGATTTGGTACCCGTTTATGCTGATGAGGCTGGCGGGCAAGCGGCTTATGATGGTGTAGAGATTGATCCCCGTATTGTCGCAAATATCGGTGTTGAAACGGCCTCCGTTATCAGAGATACAAAAGCACCGACCATTCGTACAGTCGCGCATGTTGCGTATAATGAGAAAGCAACTGCACACGTTCATGTACGTGCCAATGGTTGGATTGAAAAACTTCATGTACGGGCGGTTGGCGAGTCAGTTAAAGCAGGCGATCCGCTTTTTGATGTCTATTCACCTGAGTTGAACACGGCGCAAGCTGAATTTTTGCAAGCGGTATCATCAGGTAGAGGTGGTTTGGTGCGTTCTGCGGAAGAGCGCCTCATTGGACTTGGACTGTCCCGCGATGACATTGCGAAAATTCGCTCTTCAAAAGCAACGCAGTCAACAATGACCGTTCGCGCACCAATCAAAGGAGTGATAACGGCCCTGAATGTATCTGACCAAGCCAGGGTCATGCTAGACCGCCCAACACTGACCCTTGTTGACTTGGATACAGTCTGGTTGCTAGCCGATGCATTCGAAGTTGATGTACCTCATATCCGTGAAGGCGCAGCGGTTCGTGTTTTCGATGTAAACACAGAAGAGCGCGTGGCTTCATCAAACGTAGATTATATATATCCTGACCTCAATATGCAGACTAGAACCAATCCTGTCCGTGTACTGCTTGATAATAAAAACAATCGCTTTAAACCGGGGCAATTTTTTAAAGTTGATATTGAGCGTAAGCGAATAGAAAATGCGCTTTTTGTGCCATCAACCGCGGTAATCCGGTTGGGTGATGGTAACCGCGTTATCCTGGCGGAAGGGGGCGGTCGTTTTAGGCCCGCTGAGGTCATGATTGGTGAGACAGTTGATGAATATACCCAAATTGTCGCTGGACTGAATGAAGGTGAAACAGTCGTTATCGGGAGCCAATTCCTGATTGATAGTGAAAGCAGTTTTACAGGCGCGCGCACCCGATTGACCACTGAAGAACCTGTGCTTGAAACGGAAGTGTTTGGCCGTGGTAATATTCTATCTCTTGATAAGGCGTCTCGCACAGTCACGATTAACCACCAGGCCATAGATGACTATGATTGGCCCGCAGGTGAGCGCGAATTTAGACTTTCCTCAAATGTTGTCGCTGAAGCCATTCCTGACAAAGCATCAATCCATTTCGGTATGGCAAGCAAGCCTGATGGCTCCGTCATTGTTACAGTTATTCATGTGATGGGAGAAAATCAATGATCCCGGCACTAATAAAATGGTCAATCGACAACCGCTTCCTCGTTTTGCTGCTGACAACACTCTTGCTCGGCACAGGCATTTATGCCGTCAAGGAAACCCCGCTGGACGCCATTCCAGATTTATCAGATGTTCAGGTTATTGTGAGAACCAATTACCCTGGGCAAGCCCCTCAGGTCGTTGAGGATCAAGTTACCTACCCGCTTACCACAGCTATGATGTCTGTCCCGAAGGCAACAACAGTACGTGGCTTGTCTTTCTTTGGAGATAGCTATGTTTATATTCTGTTTGAAGATAATACCGACCTCTACTGGGCACGTTCAAGGGTTCTAGAATATCTCAATCAGGTTACAGATCAGCTGCCGGAAGGTGTGCGGCCGGCACTCGGCCCCGATGCAACAGGCGTGGGCTGGATATATCAATATGCCCTCAAGGATACCTCAGGAACACGCAATCTTGCGGATCTAACCAGTATTCAAAACTGGTTCCTGCGATTTGAACTGCAAACCGTACCAGGCGTTTCTGAGGTCGCAACCGTTGGTGGGTTGGTTCGGCAATATCAGGTCGTTCTCGATCCATCCAAAATGCGTATTTTCAATCTCACATTCGCGGAAGTAAGAAACGCTATCAGAGAGGCTAATGGTGAAGTTGGTGGTTCAGTTGTTGAACTTGCAGAAGCGGAATATTTGGTCCGAGCCAAAGGCTATATCAAAGACCTTGATGACCTGAGGCAAATACCAATCTCAATGCCTATAAATGGCACACCACTCCTTCTCAAGGACGTTGCCGATATCTCAGTTGGGCCGCAAATACGCCGCGCCGTTGGCGAACTAAACGGTGAAGGCGAAGCAGTTGGCAGTGTTGTGATTATCCGATCTGGCGAGAATGCGCTTAAAACCATTGCTGCTGTTAAAAACAAGTTAGAAGAAATTCAATCAGGGCTGCCTGAAGGTGTAGAGGTCATAACCACTTATGATCGCTCGGGCCTTATCAATCGCGCGGTCGATAATCTCAGCGAAAAACTAGTGGAAGAGTTTATTGTCGTAGCACTCGCGTGTGCATTATTCCTTCTGCACTTCCGATCATCACTGGTGATTGTGCTAACGCTACCACTTGGTATCTTGGCTGCCTTCATTGTTATGTATATGCAAGGCATCAATGCAAATATCATGTCACTCGGCGGCATTGCAATAGCGATTGGCGCAATGGTGGACGCTGCGATTGTTATGATTGAGGCGTTACACCGAAGATTGGAAAAAGAAGCACTAACTGAAGACAATCGATGGCGCATCGTTAAACAGGTTTGTGTTGAGGTTGGGCCTGCACTCTTTTTCTCACTAATTATCATCACCGTCAGTTTCATGCCTGTATTTGCACTCGAAGCTCAAGAAGGACGACTCTTCAAACCTCTTGCCTTCACAAAAACCTATGCGATGGCAGCGGCGGCTATTTTGTCTATTACACTTGTGCCCGTACTGATGGGATATTTTATCCGCGGTAAGATGAAGCCAGAGACATCTAACCCACTCAACAGAATACTGCTTGCAGGATACCGCGCTGTTTTAAATGTGACATTAGCGGCTCCCAAAACAGCCCTTGTTGTCGCGCTACTCGCGACGGTATCAGCAGCCTATCCTCTTAACCGTCTCGGTAGTGAGTTTATGCCTGACCTCAATGAAGGGGATTTCCTCTATATGCCCGTTGCTTTTCCAGGCGTGTCGATCGGCAAATCCCGTGAACTGGTGCAACAAACCAACAAACTCATCATGACAGTTCCAGAGGTACAGAGCGTTTACGGTAAATCAGGCCGTGCACTCACGGCTACAGACCCCGCCCCTCTTACAATGACCGAAACAAATGTTCAGCTAAAACCTCGATCTGAATGGCGCGAAGGTATGACGATTGAGCGCATCCGGGCTGAACTCGACCGGATAGTAAATGTGCCTGGCTTAACAAATGCATGGGTGATGCCAATCAAAGGCCGGATCGATATGCTAGCTACAGGTATTCGCACGCCCATAGGTATTAAAGTTTCCGGTGAAGATTTAAACGTTATTGATGAGATTGGTGAAACCATTGAATTTGCCTTACGTGATTTGCCGGGCACATCATCCGTTTATGCAGAACGTGTTGTCGGCGGGCGCTATCTTGAGGTGGATATCAGGCGCGCGGATGCAGCACGCTACGGTATGTCAGTAGCAGCAGTGCAAGATGTTGTCCGTTCAGCAATTGGCGGTGCGGTTGTAAGCCAGAGTGTTGAAGGCTTGGAGCGCTACCCCATAAACCTCAGGTTCCCACGCAGTGTTCGTGACAGTGTAGAGGATTTAGGCAATTTACCAATCGTAACACCTACTGGCGCACATATTCCCCTGAAGACACTCGTGGATATAAACCTTGTTGACGGTCCCGGTATGATCCGCAGCGAGAATGCACGACTGAGTGGCTGGGTTTTCATCGATATTACAGGTATTGATGTTGGCACTTATGTCGCAAACGCCAAAGAACGTTTAAATACATTTCTTACAATACCACCAGGGTACTCGATCGGGTGGTCGGGACAATTCGAGTATATCGAACGCGCCAAAGAACGCCTGAGCCTTATCATTCCGGTTACACTTATTCTGATTGTCCTTGTCCTGTTTCTGGTATTCAGGCGCTTTATGGACGTGGCAATTGTAATGCTGAGCCTTCCGCTCGCCCTCACGGGCAGCTTCTGGTTCCTCTATTTACTTGGTTATAATCTCTCGATCGCCGTTGCCGTTGGTATGATCGCGCTTGCAGGTGTCGCTGTTGAGACAGGTGTTGTCATGCTCGTGTTCCTGCACACGACCTATAAGGACCACAAGAAGGACCAAAAAACGCCATTTGATCTAAAAGCGGCGGTTATGGACGGCGCACTCCTGAGGTTAAGACCTATTATGATGACTGTAATTACAGTCATCGTCGGCTTGATCCCGATTATGTACGGGACAGGAACTGGATCAGAGGTGATGCAGCGTATCGCAGCGCCCATGGTTGGCGGTATGATTACAGCAACGGTTTTGACCCTTATTGTTATACCAGCAGTGTTTTACCTC encodes:
- a CDS encoding YeeE/YedE family protein, with product MHQYIAATIGGAMIGIAAIMLMVSNGRVMGVSGIVSNLLPPFSQSWASNNIWRLTFIAGVITAPLFYYLAQGTAPTVVMKTDTIVMIISGLFVGFGTARGGGCTSGHGVCGLARLSRRSIAATAIFMAVAIITVLIVRTFDIG
- a CDS encoding Crp/Fnr family transcriptional regulator — protein: MAMTIGIPQCLTNMERVNMPKDTVVFEPGANCNQFAFILSGKIRVDLLSRRGKPVMLYRFGGGETCILTTACLLSGDDYNAVATIEENVEAIVVPATQFKNLLASSPEFRNVVFNSFADRLSSMMVKIDEIAFVPVEHRIADRLMQLYKGDAEPINITHEQLASDVGTAREVVSRKLKSWERGGLITQERGKLSITSLNNVKKIAMESD
- a CDS encoding DUF2892 domain-containing protein, with amino-acid sequence MFNANVGNVDRGLRAVIGVGLIATPLLSQNLIEPGTATIVSIIAGAILLTTSTMKFCPIYKIFGLKTCNDT
- a CDS encoding TolC family protein, encoding MIQNIAPVLGLLSAIVIPSMTLADDTLSLHEAIEIARNAHDPSVEAIRERALGEEEDSVSARALPDPRIGLGFANVPVDDFSLIREPFTQLQVSARQAFPRGNTRALNAQERSIRSQDYRAQTQIQIDTLVRDVSIAWFNAHYSHTAEEELKALNALLSELNAQQESDFAASGTAALQRLYRTELEQALIADRLDAIIQERDKAVEVLARYIGRPAAKRNLAKYAYQNRPLLSQPQIEVALEKNPAIIRMERQIDLARNGADLAKQAYKPEFGVEARYGRRGAERSDFGSLMVTFDLPLFTSKRQDPALRAAKRREQAARLERDSLIRDLTQEALTYVATIARLRNRIERFEGVTLERANDAVTASRNAYGAGNIDFAELVRAEIALRDLRLRRATLYRDLYIAEAQLKFIVGEAA
- a CDS encoding efflux RND transporter periplasmic adaptor subunit — protein: MSKKAIIVGSLLLLVGLTIGSILPSLFSSESLSGSNNSGEREIAYWVAPMDPNFRRDAPGKSPMGMDLVPVYADEAGGQAAYDGVEIDPRIVANIGVETASVIRDTKAPTIRTVAHVAYNEKATAHVHVRANGWIEKLHVRAVGESVKAGDPLFDVYSPELNTAQAEFLQAVSSGRGGLVRSAEERLIGLGLSRDDIAKIRSSKATQSTMTVRAPIKGVITALNVSDQARVMLDRPTLTLVDLDTVWLLADAFEVDVPHIREGAAVRVFDVNTEERVASSNVDYIYPDLNMQTRTNPVRVLLDNKNNRFKPGQFFKVDIERKRIENALFVPSTAVIRLGDGNRVILAEGGGRFRPAEVMIGETVDEYTQIVAGLNEGETVVIGSQFLIDSESSFTGARTRLTTEEPVLETEVFGRGNILSLDKASRTVTINHQAIDDYDWPAGEREFRLSSNVVAEAIPDKASIHFGMASKPDGSVIVTVIHVMGENQ
- a CDS encoding efflux RND transporter permease subunit, with translation MIPALIKWSIDNRFLVLLLTTLLLGTGIYAVKETPLDAIPDLSDVQVIVRTNYPGQAPQVVEDQVTYPLTTAMMSVPKATTVRGLSFFGDSYVYILFEDNTDLYWARSRVLEYLNQVTDQLPEGVRPALGPDATGVGWIYQYALKDTSGTRNLADLTSIQNWFLRFELQTVPGVSEVATVGGLVRQYQVVLDPSKMRIFNLTFAEVRNAIREANGEVGGSVVELAEAEYLVRAKGYIKDLDDLRQIPISMPINGTPLLLKDVADISVGPQIRRAVGELNGEGEAVGSVVIIRSGENALKTIAAVKNKLEEIQSGLPEGVEVITTYDRSGLINRAVDNLSEKLVEEFIVVALACALFLLHFRSSLVIVLTLPLGILAAFIVMYMQGINANIMSLGGIAIAIGAMVDAAIVMIEALHRRLEKEALTEDNRWRIVKQVCVEVGPALFFSLIIITVSFMPVFALEAQEGRLFKPLAFTKTYAMAAAAILSITLVPVLMGYFIRGKMKPETSNPLNRILLAGYRAVLNVTLAAPKTALVVALLATVSAAYPLNRLGSEFMPDLNEGDFLYMPVAFPGVSIGKSRELVQQTNKLIMTVPEVQSVYGKSGRALTATDPAPLTMTETNVQLKPRSEWREGMTIERIRAELDRIVNVPGLTNAWVMPIKGRIDMLATGIRTPIGIKVSGEDLNVIDEIGETIEFALRDLPGTSSVYAERVVGGRYLEVDIRRADAARYGMSVAAVQDVVRSAIGGAVVSQSVEGLERYPINLRFPRSVRDSVEDLGNLPIVTPTGAHIPLKTLVDINLVDGPGMIRSENARLSGWVFIDITGIDVGTYVANAKERLNTFLTIPPGYSIGWSGQFEYIERAKERLSLIIPVTLILIVLVLFLVFRRFMDVAIVMLSLPLALTGSFWFLYLLGYNLSIAVAVGMIALAGVAVETGVVMLVFLHTTYKDHKKDQKTPFDLKAAVMDGALLRLRPIMMTVITVIVGLIPIMYGTGTGSEVMQRIAAPMVGGMITATVLTLIVIPAVFYLWMDKSR